A window of the Candidatus Poribacteria bacterium genome harbors these coding sequences:
- the lexA gene encoding repressor LexA, giving the protein MGSKRLTERQREVLEIIRERIKESGYPPTIREIGEAMGISEKGAYDHLKALEKKGYIRRHPRKTRAIEIIRTEDQEDEFVRVPILKGVDPSMGITVDETQSVISLPKDLFDKGVLFALRVEENGMFETGIFKGDYVIIRKQDKADPGDIVAVLTDDDEFRIMVMPANTAIRSIWLEKGRFLGKVVGLLRRF; this is encoded by the coding sequence ATGGGATCGAAGAGGTTGACCGAGAGACAGAGAGAGGTTCTGGAAATCATCAGGGAGAGGATAAAGGAGAGCGGATATCCGCCCACCATTCGCGAGATAGGGGAAGCGATGGGTATATCCGAAAAGGGAGCATATGATCACCTTAAGGCGCTTGAGAAAAAAGGATATATCCGGCGACACCCCAGAAAAACGAGAGCAATAGAGATAATCAGAACTGAGGATCAGGAGGATGAGTTCGTACGGGTTCCCATTTTAAAGGGGGTTGACCCTTCCATGGGGATAACGGTCGATGAAACTCAATCCGTTATCTCACTCCCCAAGGATCTTTTCGATAAGGGTGTGCTTTTTGCCCTAAGAGTTGAGGAAAACGGTATGTTTGAAACCGGTATATTTAAAGGTGATTATGTGATTATCAGAAAACAGGACAAGGCCGATCCCGGTGATATCGTGGCCGTTCTGACGGACGATGATGAGTTCAGGATAATGGTCATGCCGGCCAACACAGCTATTCGATCGATCTGGCTTGAAAAGGGGAGGTTTCTGGGCAAAGTGGTAGGATTACTACGCAGGTTTTGA
- a CDS encoding PD40 domain-containing protein — translation MRKVWFFLLILSVLLHSILSYGSISNRRWTSYTEISRGTGIARHPSIASLGGKLILVWADNRLGVYDLFYRIGSERGDDWGDEERLTATETDSVAPDMVDDMRYVYLVWQERIGKGVIFFSRFDGDSWSDPIPISPQSQPASDPRIAVMISRPSPQIFTFWTSEMENRSVLVYSTSGDEGRSWSFPRPVEESDLPQISPDAASGMTSVYLTWIEGRQGERKVRFKRLGDPSFERAIDVTGEGLNSNPRIAVWEPNLVLTWQSSTSIDAPSQVTFAKSADFGDTWSGPELLTKEPVESVLTYPVLTPGYIWVFWQSGGENGWRIRGALRRMEGDKWEELGILSSGEGEAEIEPTAIGTPAPEVFQMHLAWSRRISRERSTVLYRTYDTLPPEPPGKPTHFDFTAPDRYDDDDTLSFRWEEEDKTADSFDLFLSKDGGDFLPAGSVGENFADIKVESGHFYRLKVRAKDKSGNLSEPSPPSDPVFVDGVLPYVRISLPYPNTRLFGKIPIYLTCRDDNLSECRLYWGEGRTPALWHLIFSTRQGMDERPIEWDTAGLFGLYTLKLEAKDEVGHISRWTVSVEVDNTPPMEIKPGLLEEILHPDGITSFEDPAWSPDGHLVAYSSNESGVWDIWILDLRSGERINLTNDVAIDRNPSWSPDERYLAYQSLRDDNWDLWKVEVRSKKKIRLTDSPSEEVDPTWFPLGDEIAFASNMDGDFDIYLLRIGKGKIERITDDAWDERDPTWSPNGLFLAYRSNERGEWDIVRKLVAPGGDEKKLTSTAADETDLDWSWDGKRILFTTNAGERAELFSIDLTTNAVSRVSPLGVEASDGTWASDGKAVVCQSGRGIAIIHLNFPQPQIEARITSPHSGDVVRGRVEIFGVARGKRFESYILEARASKGSWFQVEGIATQPVEEEGFLGMWDVSKLEGRYALRLTVFGSDGSEVSDSIQVMVRNERPKLTVIQPADGSVWRNHLIDVICQAEPGSEVYVNGSRADQSGSTFIGKAWLKEGWNEISIKAINPMGETVEFKTHVMLDTTPPEIQLISPGDFDLVKAPFVLVRGKLSEDGRVSVNSIPLPPVKEGEEFSYLVSLREGTNRIVITAEDLSGHSVSVLRRVIYRKPQVILRDEAPPVVVDPFPPEGTALSSREIEVSLRLVDDVGIDPESLEVLFDGEKLKKNDYSFKGGRLSYHVGELTDGTHVLKLSVSDLSGNRLEGYTLSFHVDTTPALASIWADLDRDMLRIKTSTAGPVERMGFVEVLQDGIGYGYTVALNEKGEGELTIMPSQRSFRLLCTAFLRDGRIKPVKGYFAYGNLSSSGEIRISVDMGPELIMPPGDPKVSVVLKSQEASPSLMAFQSDNATSRGLRLIGPVCQITSSGDLSDLRFLLSFPVPLNVPTTAVFRWDEREQTWVPMDAEFDPKSDRLKTVIFISGPTSDLGRYALMEDGTPPIIRMIHPQEGGEVSKNNFLVTAEVVDEGSGVADVRVEVDGLTKPSKFDSKSGRLVYLPGDLKEGMHDILITARDRAGNMASLESSFFVGKFFGFAADPIVYPNPSSGDVFIRFMLTRSSDVTLRIYTPAGDLLYTDRISGVIEGRFRWNRRNQFGKEVTPGVYLFSIEAERGGKKLIRRGKIVLKDK, via the coding sequence ATGCGAAAGGTTTGGTTTTTCCTCCTTATCCTATCGGTCCTCCTCCACTCTATATTATCATATGGGTCGATCTCAAATCGGAGATGGACCTCATATACTGAGATATCACGCGGAACAGGGATCGCCAGACACCCATCCATCGCCTCTCTAGGGGGAAAACTGATCCTCGTCTGGGCGGATAACAGGTTGGGCGTATATGATCTGTTTTACAGGATAGGCTCTGAACGGGGGGATGATTGGGGCGATGAGGAGAGGCTCACCGCCACTGAAACTGACTCGGTGGCTCCCGATATGGTTGACGATATGAGATACGTATATCTGGTCTGGCAGGAGCGAATTGGAAAGGGGGTTATCTTTTTCTCCAGATTCGACGGCGATTCCTGGAGCGATCCCATTCCCATATCGCCTCAGTCCCAGCCCGCCTCCGATCCCAGAATAGCCGTGATGATAAGCAGACCATCGCCACAGATATTCACCTTCTGGACGAGCGAGATGGAAAACAGATCGGTTCTCGTTTATTCCACGAGCGGAGACGAAGGCAGAAGCTGGTCCTTCCCAAGACCGGTGGAGGAATCCGATCTCCCTCAGATAAGTCCCGATGCCGCATCAGGGATGACATCCGTCTATCTAACATGGATTGAAGGTCGTCAGGGTGAGAGGAAAGTGAGGTTCAAAAGGCTCGGCGATCCCTCCTTTGAAAGGGCGATAGACGTGACGGGGGAGGGCTTAAACTCAAACCCACGCATAGCCGTCTGGGAGCCGAATCTCGTCCTCACCTGGCAGAGCTCAACCTCCATCGATGCTCCCTCTCAGGTGACGTTCGCCAAAAGCGCCGATTTCGGCGACACATGGAGCGGGCCGGAACTCCTGACAAAAGAGCCTGTCGAATCGGTCCTGACATACCCGGTTCTCACCCCAGGATACATCTGGGTCTTCTGGCAATCCGGAGGCGAAAATGGTTGGCGGATAAGGGGAGCGCTCCGCCGGATGGAGGGAGATAAATGGGAAGAACTCGGTATCCTTTCCTCCGGTGAAGGTGAGGCTGAGATCGAACCGACGGCCATCGGAACGCCTGCGCCTGAGGTTTTCCAGATGCATCTGGCATGGTCCCGGCGGATATCGCGGGAAAGATCGACCGTCTTATATAGAACATACGATACCCTTCCACCCGAACCGCCCGGTAAACCCACGCATTTCGACTTCACGGCGCCCGATAGATACGATGACGATGATACGCTTTCGTTCAGATGGGAGGAAGAGGATAAAACCGCCGATTCATTTGATCTTTTCCTGTCAAAGGATGGTGGGGATTTCCTGCCGGCGGGCTCTGTGGGGGAGAACTTCGCCGATATAAAGGTTGAATCGGGACATTTTTACAGGCTCAAGGTTCGAGCCAAGGACAAATCGGGTAACCTCAGCGAACCCTCCCCACCTTCCGATCCCGTTTTCGTGGACGGCGTCCTGCCCTACGTTCGTATCTCACTGCCATATCCGAATACAAGGCTCTTCGGTAAGATCCCGATCTATCTGACATGCCGTGATGATAACCTGAGCGAATGTCGACTTTACTGGGGTGAAGGGAGGACACCGGCACTATGGCATCTCATCTTCAGCACAAGACAGGGGATGGATGAAAGACCGATCGAGTGGGACACCGCCGGCCTGTTCGGGCTTTACACACTTAAACTGGAGGCTAAGGATGAGGTGGGACATATATCGAGATGGACCGTCAGTGTGGAGGTGGATAATACCCCGCCTATGGAGATCAAGCCCGGCCTTCTGGAGGAGATCCTCCATCCCGATGGAATCACCTCCTTTGAAGATCCCGCCTGGTCCCCCGACGGCCATCTGGTGGCCTATTCATCCAATGAGTCAGGAGTCTGGGATATATGGATATTGGATCTCAGATCCGGCGAGAGGATTAACCTGACGAACGACGTGGCCATCGATAGAAACCCCTCCTGGTCTCCCGACGAAAGATATCTGGCATATCAGTCCCTACGAGATGATAATTGGGATCTATGGAAGGTGGAGGTGAGATCGAAGAAGAAGATCAGGTTGACCGATTCTCCCTCGGAGGAAGTCGATCCCACCTGGTTTCCGCTGGGAGATGAGATCGCCTTCGCATCGAACATGGACGGCGATTTCGATATCTATCTCCTCCGGATCGGAAAGGGGAAGATCGAGAGAATCACCGATGATGCGTGGGATGAGCGTGATCCGACATGGAGCCCGAACGGCCTCTTCCTGGCCTATCGCTCCAACGAGAGAGGCGAATGGGATATCGTCCGGAAATTGGTGGCGCCGGGGGGTGACGAGAAAAAATTGACCTCCACGGCCGCCGATGAGACCGATCTGGATTGGTCGTGGGATGGTAAAAGAATACTTTTCACGACAAACGCGGGGGAGAGGGCAGAGCTATTTAGCATCGATCTCACAACTAACGCGGTTTCCAGGGTTTCACCTCTCGGCGTCGAGGCATCTGACGGCACATGGGCTTCGGATGGGAAGGCGGTTGTATGCCAAAGCGGTAGGGGAATTGCTATCATTCATCTCAATTTCCCTCAACCTCAGATCGAGGCGCGTATCACATCGCCCCATTCGGGGGATGTGGTACGCGGAAGGGTGGAGATCTTCGGCGTGGCAAGGGGGAAGCGATTTGAAAGCTACATCCTGGAGGCCAGAGCATCGAAAGGGAGCTGGTTCCAGGTGGAGGGAATCGCCACACAACCGGTTGAGGAAGAGGGATTCCTGGGCATGTGGGATGTCTCGAAGCTGGAGGGCAGATACGCACTGAGGCTTACCGTCTTCGGTTCCGATGGAAGCGAAGTTAGCGATTCGATACAGGTGATGGTGAGGAATGAGAGGCCAAAGTTAACTGTGATACAGCCCGCTGATGGTTCGGTCTGGAGGAATCACTTGATAGACGTCATCTGCCAGGCGGAGCCCGGATCTGAGGTATACGTGAACGGCTCACGAGCCGATCAAAGCGGTTCCACTTTCATCGGCAAAGCATGGTTGAAGGAGGGATGGAACGAGATATCGATAAAGGCGATCAATCCGATGGGTGAAACGGTCGAGTTTAAAACTCACGTCATGCTGGACACCACACCTCCGGAAATACAGCTCATCTCCCCGGGTGATTTCGATCTGGTGAAAGCCCCCTTCGTCCTCGTCAGAGGGAAACTCAGTGAGGACGGCAGGGTTTCCGTCAATTCCATCCCCTTGCCGCCGGTGAAGGAGGGAGAGGAATTCTCATATCTGGTCTCTCTAAGGGAAGGCACGAATCGAATCGTCATCACCGCCGAGGATCTATCGGGCCATTCCGTGTCCGTCCTTAGGAGGGTGATCTATCGCAAACCGCAGGTTATCCTCAGGGACGAAGCACCTCCCGTCGTCGTAGATCCCTTCCCGCCGGAGGGGACAGCTTTATCCTCAAGGGAGATCGAGGTCTCCCTGCGCCTGGTGGATGATGTGGGGATCGATCCTGAAAGTCTAGAGGTCTTGTTTGACGGGGAGAAATTGAAGAAGAACGATTACTCCTTCAAAGGAGGGCGATTGAGCTACCATGTAGGTGAGCTCACCGACGGGACACACGTTCTCAAATTGTCCGTCTCCGATCTTTCCGGAAACAGATTGGAAGGATATACACTGAGCTTCCACGTCGACACGACACCTGCTCTCGCTTCGATCTGGGCCGATCTGGATCGCGATATGTTAAGGATAAAGACATCCACGGCCGGTCCGGTCGAAAGAATGGGTTTCGTCGAGGTTTTACAGGATGGGATCGGATATGGATATACGGTAGCCCTGAACGAAAAGGGCGAGGGAGAGCTTACCATCATGCCCTCTCAGCGGAGCTTCAGATTGTTATGCACGGCCTTTCTGAGGGATGGGAGGATAAAGCCGGTGAAGGGATATTTCGCCTACGGAAACCTCTCGAGTTCAGGGGAGATACGGATCTCGGTCGATATGGGACCGGAGCTGATCATGCCGCCGGGTGATCCGAAAGTGAGCGTTGTCCTCAAAAGCCAGGAGGCAAGCCCGTCCCTGATGGCGTTTCAGAGCGATAACGCCACTTCGAGAGGGCTCAGGTTGATCGGTCCCGTCTGCCAGATAACTTCCTCCGGTGATCTCAGCGATCTGCGTTTCCTCCTTTCGTTCCCCGTGCCGCTAAACGTTCCCACAACAGCGGTTTTCAGGTGGGATGAGAGGGAACAGACCTGGGTCCCGATGGATGCCGAATTCGATCCGAAATCCGATAGGCTTAAAACGGTGATCTTTATATCCGGTCCGACGTCAGATCTCGGCAGATACGCCCTTATGGAGGATGGGACTCCACCGATTATCAGGATGATCCATCCTCAAGAAGGGGGAGAGGTGTCGAAGAATAACTTTCTGGTGACGGCGGAGGTAGTAGATGAGGGATCGGGAGTGGCAGATGTGCGAGTTGAGGTGGATGGATTGACCAAGCCCTCCAAGTTCGACTCAAAATCGGGAAGGCTCGTCTACCTGCCGGGCGATTTGAAGGAGGGGATGCACGATATCCTCATAACGGCAAGAGATAGAGCGGGTAACATGGCTTCCCTTGAAAGCAGCTTCTTCGTCGGGAAATTTTTCGGATTCGCCGCCGATCCGATCGTCTATCCTAATCCATCGAGTGGCGATGTCTTCATCAGATTCATGCTCACGCGAAGTTCAGACGTGACGCTTCGGATCTACACTCCGGCTGGCGATCTCCTATATACGGATAGGATCTCAGGGGTTATCGAGGGCAGGTTTAGATGGAATCGCAGAAATCAGTTCGGCAAAGAGGTTACCCCGGGCGTTTACCTTTTCTCGATAGAGGCGGAGAGAGGAGGTAAGAAACTTATCAGGAGAGGGAAAATCGTCTTGAAAGACAAATAG
- a CDS encoding beta-galactosidase, with product MAKPIIIIISLMTMICAGWIAIAGSLDAGRIRRNPDIPFFGIEEDFDKSNDIVSLSWKDMRDLGVKIVRTHGGPFVWDSIEPRKGVFDFTTTDEAVREAFRSGVSIIASLWPYAMWDQGNKKECKVSGRIDAMRGRIPDYRCKPQDMKAYRSFLRELVERYDGDDDFGSYPISDEMKEVIRRNPVIYWEIDNEVDAGDDREYARFFVGTLEDYVDLLKNSYEAIKEACEECKVIVAAPAGSIRDYYSRLFALGARDYFDIYNLHGPIRELKETIGTLDKPVFITEGGGKGKEGAELAKEAIMLASEGVSSAMWSMVPDWPKYHTKDIGGDPEKEKEFFKGYLLSKDGSKTPTYYALRTLANELEHFNAVEPVMVGIGVSGFKFHFERKNPVYVLFVNELGGTRETVHIDFDKFTVKDLWGVERVMENESLTLKKDNVYFVKLRGADKGRCISPFVVSPPSDTRGWHLGTLAFDYKYVPLIMDRSAIAEEFDREAKVAAQAGAYWIRPHLTELFAWGFTERKRGKYDWEILDLLLRTCQRYGIHLLPQLWTTSIWDRNLKPGDPRDAHCAFFTLGVWPWTRGEAMRPRDMSAYLKWLKALVERYDGDGIADMDGLEIPIRHYEILNEPDIRDDLVPFLDVQKRSYMAIKEENPDVAVVLGGQIGPKELATYLEQGIASYCDIINVHGPLSEEYQRVLRRFDVRKPIWITEIGYEFERFTGESMDEERRQAMEFVKLYARSFARGADKIFWIEMLGQVRPPIKWEHPIPWEQQGACLYPSERGPRLAYFTHQLIASKIGAFTDAQEIHIENHPDVECYRFISDGRPVYILWLNRKGLKFIDLEVPYTSVTAIEMIPIDKTGRFKIFPLKPEGGVIHLKLSEIPVLIEKSSLASTSSAISR from the coding sequence ATGGCGAAACCTATCATTATCATCATTTCGCTTATGACGATGATATGTGCCGGATGGATAGCCATCGCAGGTAGCCTGGATGCAGGTCGGATCCGGCGTAATCCCGATATCCCCTTCTTTGGGATCGAGGAGGACTTCGATAAAAGCAACGATATAGTCAGCTTGAGCTGGAAGGATATGCGCGATCTGGGCGTCAAGATCGTCAGAACTCACGGCGGGCCGTTTGTATGGGATTCCATCGAACCCAGGAAAGGGGTGTTCGACTTCACCACAACCGATGAGGCGGTAAGGGAGGCTTTTCGCTCGGGCGTCTCTATAATCGCGAGCCTGTGGCCCTACGCCATGTGGGATCAGGGGAACAAGAAGGAGTGCAAGGTCTCGGGGAGGATAGATGCGATGCGAGGAAGGATTCCCGATTACAGATGCAAACCGCAGGATATGAAGGCATACCGGTCGTTTCTGAGGGAGCTGGTTGAACGGTATGATGGGGATGATGACTTCGGAAGCTATCCCATCTCGGATGAGATGAAGGAGGTGATCAGGCGTAATCCCGTGATCTACTGGGAGATAGACAACGAGGTCGACGCGGGAGATGACAGGGAGTACGCGAGGTTCTTCGTCGGTACCCTCGAGGATTACGTCGATCTGTTGAAAAACTCCTATGAGGCGATAAAGGAGGCGTGTGAGGAATGCAAGGTTATCGTCGCCGCTCCGGCCGGTTCGATAAGGGATTACTATTCCCGCCTGTTCGCCCTGGGAGCGAGGGATTACTTCGACATCTATAACCTTCACGGTCCGATCCGAGAGCTGAAGGAGACCATCGGCACGCTGGACAAACCCGTCTTCATCACAGAGGGAGGAGGCAAAGGCAAGGAGGGAGCGGAGCTGGCTAAGGAGGCGATCATGCTGGCGAGCGAAGGGGTGAGCTCAGCCATGTGGAGCATGGTTCCGGACTGGCCGAAATATCACACAAAGGATATCGGCGGCGATCCTGAAAAGGAAAAGGAGTTCTTTAAGGGATACCTCCTGTCGAAGGACGGCTCGAAAACACCGACCTATTATGCCCTGCGGACGCTTGCGAACGAGCTGGAGCATTTCAACGCCGTAGAACCCGTTATGGTGGGAATCGGGGTGTCGGGGTTTAAGTTCCACTTTGAAAGGAAAAACCCCGTATATGTCCTTTTCGTGAACGAGCTCGGAGGGACGAGGGAGACCGTCCACATCGATTTCGACAAGTTCACCGTAAAGGATCTGTGGGGAGTTGAAAGGGTGATGGAGAACGAATCGCTCACCCTAAAGAAAGATAACGTCTATTTCGTCAAATTGAGAGGCGCTGATAAGGGGAGATGCATCTCCCCGTTTGTCGTGAGCCCGCCGAGCGATACGAGGGGATGGCATCTCGGGACGCTGGCCTTCGATTACAAGTATGTCCCGCTCATTATGGACAGATCCGCCATCGCCGAGGAGTTCGATCGAGAGGCTAAGGTCGCCGCTCAAGCCGGAGCCTACTGGATCCGCCCACATCTCACCGAGCTTTTCGCATGGGGGTTTACCGAGAGAAAGCGAGGGAAGTACGATTGGGAGATTCTGGACCTGCTGCTCAGGACATGTCAGAGATACGGGATTCATCTTCTACCTCAGCTCTGGACGACCTCGATATGGGATCGAAACCTCAAACCCGGCGACCCCAGAGACGCTCATTGCGCGTTCTTCACTCTCGGCGTGTGGCCGTGGACGCGCGGGGAAGCCATGAGACCCAGAGACATGTCCGCCTATCTCAAATGGCTGAAGGCTCTGGTGGAACGTTATGATGGGGACGGAATCGCCGATATGGACGGATTGGAGATCCCTATACGTCACTACGAGATATTGAACGAACCGGATATTCGTGACGACCTCGTCCCGTTCCTCGATGTCCAGAAGAGAAGCTATATGGCTATCAAGGAGGAAAACCCTGACGTCGCCGTCGTCCTGGGGGGCCAGATAGGTCCGAAAGAGCTAGCGACGTATCTTGAACAGGGAATCGCCTCCTACTGCGACATCATCAACGTTCACGGCCCCCTGAGCGAGGAGTATCAAAGGGTTCTGCGGAGGTTCGATGTAAGAAAACCCATCTGGATCACCGAGATCGGATATGAGTTCGAGCGGTTTACCGGCGAATCCATGGATGAGGAGCGAAGGCAGGCGATGGAGTTCGTCAAATTATACGCTCGTTCCTTCGCCCGCGGGGCGGACAAGATATTTTGGATCGAGATGCTGGGCCAGGTAAGACCTCCCATTAAGTGGGAACATCCGATCCCCTGGGAACAGCAGGGTGCTTGTCTGTATCCGTCGGAGAGGGGACCTCGCCTCGCCTATTTCACCCATCAGCTCATAGCCTCGAAGATCGGCGCTTTTACAGATGCACAGGAGATACACATTGAGAATCACCCCGACGTCGAATGCTATCGGTTCATATCGGACGGCAGACCTGTTTACATCCTCTGGCTAAACCGAAAGGGTCTGAAGTTCATCGATTTGGAGGTTCCTTATACTTCGGTTACGGCGATTGAGATGATACCCATCGATAAAACTGGACGGTTTAAAATCTTCCCGCTCAAGCCTGAGGGGGGAGTTATCCACCTGAAGCTCTCCGAGATCCCGGTGTTAATCGAAAAATCGTCTCTCGCTTCCACTTCCTCAGCCATATCGAGGTGA
- a CDS encoding formylglycine-generating enzyme family protein yields the protein MGGVTRRDFIKGSALGALGVIFGFRIKDVLAADERPKEVKTESGVEMILLPGGWFIMGDDKGEVDERPAHKIYVAPFYMDKYLVTQEEYERVMGENPSRWKGKRNPVEQVRWSDAVRYCNARSRLEGLQPCYNLETWECDFDADGYRLPTEAEWEFACRAVTKTRYFFGDNPRKLKLYAWFKENSGGRPRPVGRKLPNPWGLYDMYGNVWEWCNDFYKVDYYGESPLKNPKGPKTGNTKVLRGGSWNSKAEECRSSYRYNENPGYTDVCFGYDIYGFRCVRGFRVNGG from the coding sequence ATGGGAGGTGTAACCCGGCGGGATTTCATCAAGGGATCGGCGTTGGGCGCCTTAGGGGTGATATTCGGATTTCGCATCAAGGATGTCCTGGCGGCGGACGAACGGCCCAAGGAGGTCAAGACCGAATCGGGCGTGGAAATGATTCTCCTTCCGGGCGGATGGTTCATAATGGGAGATGATAAGGGGGAGGTTGATGAGAGACCGGCCCATAAAATCTACGTCGCCCCCTTCTACATGGACAAATACCTGGTGACCCAGGAGGAGTACGAGAGGGTGATGGGGGAAAATCCATCGAGGTGGAAGGGTAAAAGAAACCCCGTGGAACAGGTCCGATGGTCCGATGCCGTGAGATACTGCAACGCCCGCTCACGTCTTGAAGGACTTCAACCTTGCTATAATCTGGAGACGTGGGAGTGCGATTTCGACGCTGACGGATATAGGCTCCCTACGGAAGCTGAGTGGGAGTTCGCATGTCGGGCGGTGACGAAGACCAGGTATTTCTTCGGGGATAACCCCAGAAAGTTGAAGCTTTATGCCTGGTTCAAGGAAAATTCAGGCGGAAGACCCCGTCCGGTAGGGCGGAAACTGCCAAATCCATGGGGACTATACGACATGTACGGTAATGTCTGGGAGTGGTGTAACGACTTTTACAAGGTGGATTACTACGGTGAAAGTCCCTTGAAAAATCCGAAGGGGCCGAAAACAGGAAACACCAAGGTTTTGCGAGGCGGCAGTTGGAATTCAAAGGCAGAGGAATGTCGTTCATCCTACCGGTATAACGAGAACCCCGGCTACACCGACGTCTGTTTCGGGTATGACATCTACGGATTCCGGTGTGTGAGGGGATTTCGGGTGAACGGGGGATAG
- a CDS encoding retroviral-like aspartic protease translates to MAVIVKEITLKGSKGEIRREAIFDSGATYSCIHPELAEKLGTIDPLPEPVEFSTAKEGERVIARGRVALNFHIGEYRFSDEFMVIEGLSNGVIIGAATLQKWRLKLDFERDEVIIDPKVTKLWLL, encoded by the coding sequence ATGGCTGTGATCGTTAAGGAGATAACGCTTAAAGGGTCGAAAGGAGAGATAAGAAGAGAAGCGATATTCGACTCCGGGGCAACCTATTCCTGTATCCATCCGGAGCTCGCCGAAAAGCTGGGTACGATTGATCCTCTTCCGGAACCTGTGGAGTTCAGCACCGCTAAGGAAGGGGAAAGGGTTATAGCTAGAGGAAGGGTAGCCTTGAACTTCCATATCGGGGAATATCGCTTCTCGGATGAATTCATGGTGATAGAGGGGTTGAGCAACGGCGTGATCATCGGTGCGGCAACACTACAGAAGTGGAGGCTTAAGCTCGATTTCGAGAGGGATGAGGTGATCATCGATCCAAAAGTCACGAAACTCTGGCTTCTGTAA
- a CDS encoding retroviral-like aspartic protease: MLYYGTWRTEMGVKEMAVIVKEIRLRGSKGEVKREAIFDSGATYSCIHPELAEKLGTIDPLPEPMEFSTAEEGRTVIARGAVRLNFHIGEYRFSDEFMVIEGLSNGVIIGAATLQKWRLKLDFERDEIIIDPKVTKLWLL; the protein is encoded by the coding sequence GTGCTATATTATGGCACGTGGAGAACTGAAATGGGGGTGAAGGAGATGGCTGTGATCGTAAAGGAGATAAGGCTTAGAGGGTCAAAGGGAGAGGTGAAGAGGGAGGCGATATTCGATTCAGGTGCCACCTATTCCTGTATCCACCCGGAGCTCGCCGAAAAGCTGGGTACGATTGATCCTCTTCCGGAACCTATGGAGTTCAGCACCGCCGAAGAAGGTAGAACGGTCATCGCAAGGGGCGCCGTACGTCTGAACTTCCATATCGGGGAATATCGCTTCTCGGATGAATTCATGGTGATAGAGGGGTTGAGCAACGGCGTGATCATCGGTGCGGCAACGCTGCAGAAGTGGAGGCTCAAGCTCGATTTTGAGAGGGATGAGATAATCATCGATCCAAAGGTCACAAAGCTCTGGCTTCTGTGA
- a CDS encoding SGNH/GDSL hydrolase family protein codes for MAVILVGMLHLIPMLWPSLEGFNPSPDYRLPYSLSDDYWMFRRWSGYARSNFSVLVIGDSVIWGHYVPMDGTLSHFLNELTGGETFANLGVDGLHPAAMVGLLKYYGRSIRNSNVILHLNPLWMTSRRHDLSGEEEFRFNHPRLIPQFIPRIACYRAPIGQRLGAVLERYVPFLTWSRHLRMVYFENIDIGSWSMQHPYSNPLKAITLKLPAPGENPPSRPVPWFKRGMRKQDFPWVDVTESFQWRSFLKLIDILERRGNRVFVLIGPFNPYILTKGSLRRYDEVKKEMEKQLRKRDMDFLSFSNLPSEYYADASHPLKEGYRRMAEEMLDAESFRKWLNNDR; via the coding sequence GTGGCGGTTATCCTCGTCGGGATGCTCCATCTCATCCCGATGCTCTGGCCGTCGTTGGAGGGATTTAACCCCTCACCGGATTACCGATTGCCATACTCCCTCAGCGATGACTACTGGATGTTCAGGCGATGGAGCGGATACGCCCGCTCGAACTTTTCGGTCCTCGTCATCGGCGATTCGGTTATCTGGGGCCATTATGTGCCGATGGATGGGACGCTTTCACATTTTCTCAACGAGCTAACCGGCGGTGAGACGTTCGCCAACCTCGGCGTGGACGGGTTACATCCGGCGGCTATGGTCGGGCTGTTGAAGTATTACGGCCGGAGCATTAGGAACAGTAACGTGATCCTTCACCTCAACCCGCTATGGATGACCTCCAGGAGACACGACCTCAGCGGCGAAGAGGAGTTCCGGTTCAACCACCCCAGGTTGATACCTCAGTTTATCCCAAGGATCGCCTGTTACAGAGCGCCCATCGGCCAAAGGCTCGGCGCTGTGCTGGAGAGATACGTGCCGTTTCTCACGTGGTCGAGACACCTGAGGATGGTTTACTTCGAGAACATAGATATAGGGAGCTGGTCGATGCAACATCCATACAGCAACCCTTTAAAGGCGATCACTTTAAAGCTACCAGCGCCCGGAGAGAACCCGCCGAGCAGACCTGTGCCGTGGTTCAAGAGAGGTATGAGAAAACAGGATTTCCCGTGGGTTGACGTGACCGAGTCGTTCCAATGGCGTTCCTTCCTCAAGCTGATCGATATCCTGGAGAGGAGGGGAAACAGGGTCTTTGTCCTCATCGGTCCGTTTAACCCTTATATCCTGACCAAGGGAAGCCTCAGGCGATATGATGAGGTGAAGAAGGAGATGGAAAAACAATTACGGAAAAGGGATATGGACTTCCTCTCGTTCTCAAACCTGCCCAGCGAATACTACGCCGACGCCAGCCATCCACTGAAGGAGGGATACAGACGAATGGCCGAGGAGATGCTCGACGCGGAGTCGTTTAGGAAATGGTTAAACAACGACAGATAG